From the Synechococcus sp. KORDI-49 genome, the window GCTGCCTCAACTGAAGAACAAATCACACACCGGATTGACCCCGGCAATGCTCGCCAGATCACAGCAGCACCTGATCGAGGAGGGTGCCATCAAGCCGGAGGAATTCGAGAACATCTTCGCGGTGATGCGTCAGCAGGACATCCTTCTCCACCACCCATACGAACTCTTCTCCACCACCGTCGAAGAATTCATCAACCAGGCAGCCGACGATCCCCAGGTGATGGGGATCAAGATGACGCTGTATCGCACCTCAAAGGATTCACCGATCATCGCGGCTCTGATCCGCGCCGCTGAGAACGGCAAACAGGTGATGGCCCTCGTGGAACTGAAAGCCCGCTTCGACGAAGACAACAACATCCAGTGGGCACGCCATCTGGAACGTTCCGGAGTCCATGTCATCTACGGAGTGCTTGGCCTCAAAACTCATACAAAGATTGTTCTCGTTGTTCGTAAGGAGCAAGACAAGCTACGTAGTTACGTCCATATCGGAACAGGTAATTACAATTCAAAGACGTCAAAGCTCTACACAGACCTGGGTCTTCTCTCAACCAGAACCGAGCTCGGTCAGGACCTTGTGGAGCTGTTCAACTACCTGACAGGATTCTCAAAACAACAGAGCTTCCGTCGCCTGCTGGTGGCACCGGTCACCCTGAGGAAGGGGATGGAGTCGCTGATCCGCCGTGAGATCGAACATTCCCGGGAGGGCCGGCAAGGGCATATCAAAGCCAAGATGAACTCCTTGGTGGACTCCGAAATCATCAATCTGCTGTATGAAGCCTCTCAAGCAGGGGTGACGATCGAACTGATCATTCGGGGGATGTGCAGCTTGTACCCGGGTCGCGAAGGAATGAGTGAAACAATCAGCGTTGTGAGCATCATCGGTCAATTTCTCGAGCACTCACGCATCTTCTGGTTTGCCAACGGTGGCGCGCCGGAGGCCTACATCGGCAGTGCCGACTGGATGTCGCGGAACCTCGACCGCCGCGTCGAAGCGGTGACACCGGTGGAAGAACCTGAACTGCGCCTGAAGCTGGAACGGCTGCTGGAGCTGTATCTGAGAGACAACCGAGGGGCCTGGGACATGCAGAGCGACGGAAGCTTTGTGCAACGACGACCGAACCAAGGAGAGGACGAGCGTAATTCCCAGTTGCAGCTGATCGAGCAGTGGAGCCGGGGCATCGAGCTGTCTTGATCGGATGACATGAAGAAGCGCAAAGTTACTGTGCCTGGTGTTACTGGATTGCACGAGACATCCCTCATCACCTGAGGAAAATTGCAACCCGATCAACAAAAAGGGGGGATTGATGGGCGACTGCTGAAAATCTTCGGATTCGAAGGAGTTGATCGGCAGTATGAGTGCTAAATTCAGCGCAAATCTATTTCAGGAGACCAGGGTGATGGGGATCCCTCTGGAATCTTCCGATACGACTGAAAAGTCGAAACGGAAGGAACCTGCATTGCCGTCCGCAGGACGGCGATCATCTACGCGTCAGGGTGGTCGTCTGGCCACTGATTCCATCGGTTTTTATCTCAGCAGCATCGGGCGTATCCCATTGCTGACTGCAGCCGAGGAAATTGAGCTTGCTCACCATGTCCAGGACATGAAGCAGCTTCAAGAGCTTGCTGAAGACGAACTGACAGCTCGACAGCGCCATCGCATCCGAATGGGCAAACGTGCCCGAGACCGCATGATGGCTGCCAATCTCAGGCTCGTCGTGAGCGTCGCCAAGAAATACCAGAATCAGGGCCTGGAGCTTCTGGACCTGGTTCAGGAGGGAGCCATCGGCCTGGAGCGCGCGGTCGACAAGTTCGATCCGGCCATGGGTTACAAATTTTCCACCTACGCCTACTGGTGGATCCGTCAGGGAATGACCCGGGCCATCGACAACAGTGCCCGCACCATTCGTCTGCCGATTCACATCAGCGAGAAGCTTTCCAAAATGCGGCGCATCTCCCGTGAGCTGTCGCATCGCTTCGGTCGTCAACCGAACCGTCTGGAGCTGGCTCACGCCATGGGAATCGAACCTCGGGAGCTCGAGGATCTCATTTCCCAGAGTGCTCCGTGCGCCTCTCTCGATGCCCATGCCCGCGGGGAAGAGGATCGCAGCACCCTTGGCGAACTGATCGCAGATCCGAACGGTGATGAGCCGATGGAAGGAATGGATCGGAGCATTCAAAAGGAACATCTGGGCGGTTGGCT encodes:
- the ppk1 gene encoding polyphosphate kinase 1, with amino-acid sequence MSAAVLPKNAYINRELSWIAFNQRVLAQALDERTPLLDQAKFSAIFSNNLDEFFMVRVASLKSQVEAGITSPSEDGKTPLEQLLTIREHLIPLLQQQQDHYRLHLKSELLKHKVHLLDYVQLNDAQKSWVDDTFHTSVFPLLTPLGVDPAHPFPFVSNLSLNVAAIIHDPETGERQFARVKVPQKNLPRFVAIPSELSDAEPAPIHTAIPLEQVIAFNLELLFPGMTVEGHYFFRVTRDADLELRDLEADDLMLALEQGLRKRRMGGEVVRLEVPNEMPEDVVEMLITGLAVEEEDLYRIDGPLGLDDLFGLTSLPLPQLKNKSHTGLTPAMLARSQQHLIEEGAIKPEEFENIFAVMRQQDILLHHPYELFSTTVEEFINQAADDPQVMGIKMTLYRTSKDSPIIAALIRAAENGKQVMALVELKARFDEDNNIQWARHLERSGVHVIYGVLGLKTHTKIVLVVRKEQDKLRSYVHIGTGNYNSKTSKLYTDLGLLSTRTELGQDLVELFNYLTGFSKQQSFRRLLVAPVTLRKGMESLIRREIEHSREGRQGHIKAKMNSLVDSEIINLLYEASQAGVTIELIIRGMCSLYPGREGMSETISVVSIIGQFLEHSRIFWFANGGAPEAYIGSADWMSRNLDRRVEAVTPVEEPELRLKLERLLELYLRDNRGAWDMQSDGSFVQRRPNQGEDERNSQLQLIEQWSRGIELS
- a CDS encoding RpoD/SigA family RNA polymerase sigma factor produces the protein MGIPLESSDTTEKSKRKEPALPSAGRRSSTRQGGRLATDSIGFYLSSIGRIPLLTAAEEIELAHHVQDMKQLQELAEDELTARQRHRIRMGKRARDRMMAANLRLVVSVAKKYQNQGLELLDLVQEGAIGLERAVDKFDPAMGYKFSTYAYWWIRQGMTRAIDNSARTIRLPIHISEKLSKMRRISRELSHRFGRQPNRLELAHAMGIEPRELEDLISQSAPCASLDAHARGEEDRSTLGELIADPNGDEPMEGMDRSIQKEHLGGWLSQLNEREQKILRLRFGLGGEEPLTLAEIGRQINVSRERVRQLEAKAILKLRTMTNHQQAA